In Takifugu flavidus isolate HTHZ2018 chromosome 5, ASM371156v2, whole genome shotgun sequence, the following proteins share a genomic window:
- the tmem119a gene encoding transmembrane protein 119 gives MRSPLVSLLTCVSLLSLLCGVCRASPLFNASMDGSGDEAELELLFPTSFSTRAPAHLITAATGTPKLPNSITTTMIRLKDYVLTRVVDFLQENLLIIIVVTSLLIVMVFIICCASAMSHKRKLEAYKPLPKPAKKHAAEKTSARKNSSELQERPHAVDHVKRVQTTQSAVSPKMLRTPSKALVGEQGREVRSSPRPEVRKVRQVEEVEKRREEPKHREQPKPRQEQEVLQSSGSSPPQPVCTCHLKKAQH, from the coding sequence ATGAGGTCCCCCCTGGTTTCTCTGCTCACCTGTGTGAGCCTGCTCTCACTCCTCTGTGGAGTGTGTCGAGCCAGTCCGCTGTTCAACGCGTCCATGGACGGCAGCGGCgatgaggcagagctggagctcctcttccCCACGTCCTTCTCTACTCGAGCGCCCGCTCACCTGATCACCGCCGCGACCGGAACTCCCAAGCTCCCCAACAGCATAACCACCACCATGATCCGGCTGAAAGACTATGTCCTGACCAGAGTGGTGGATTTCCTGCAGGAGAACCTGCTCATCATCATTGTCGTGACCTCTCTCCTCATTGTCATGgtcttcatcatctgctgcGCCTCTGCCATGAGTCACAAGCGCAAGCTGGAGGCGTACAAACCCCTCCCTAAACCGGCCAAGAAGCACGCGGCCGAAAAAACGAGCGCACGCAAGAACTCGAGCGAGCTCCAGGAGAGGCCGCACGCCGTCGACCACGTCAAGAGGGTCCAGACGACGCAGAGCGCCGTCTCCCCCAAGATGCTGCGCACGCCCTCCAAGGCTCTGGTGGGGGAGCAGGGGAGAGAGGTGAGGTCGTCGCCTCGCCCGGAGGTCAGAAAGGTGAGGCAGgtcgaggaggtggagaaacgGAGAGAGGAGCCCAAGCACAGAGAGCAGCCAAAGCccaggcaggagcaggaggtgctgcAGAGCTCCGGCAGCAGCCCCCCTCAGCCCGTCTGCACCTGCCACCTGAAGAAGGCCCAACACTAA
- the iscu gene encoding iron-sulfur cluster assembly enzyme ISCU, which yields MRMRRGCTTQIKVPGANMAHVYLRHPTSLLLFSRRLFSPQPKVLCSYHKKVVDHYENPRNVGSLDKNSKNVGTGLVGAPACGDVMKLQIEVDKNGKIVDARFKTFGCGSAIASSSLVTEWVKGKSIDEALKIKNTDIAKELCLPPVKLHCSMLAEDAIKAALSDYRLKQDKNRTEDKESVQTKN from the exons ATGCGCATGCGCAGAGGTTGTACGACACAGATCAAGGTTCCGGGTGCAAACATGGCGCACGTATATTTACGACACCCTACGTCTTTGTTGTTATTTAGCAGAAGGTTATTCAGCCCTCAACCGAAAGTGCTCTGTTCTTACCACAAAAAG GTCGTCGACCACTATGAAAACCCAAGAAATGTGGGCTCTCTAGATAAGAACTCCAAGAATGTGGGGACGGGGTTGGTAGGTGCACCAGCCTGCGGCGATGTTATGAAACTTCAG ATCGAGGTGGATAAAAATGGCAAGATAGTTGATGCACGGTTCAAGACTTTTGGCTGCGGATCCGCCATCGCCTCTAGTTCTCTGGTAACAGAGTGGGTGAAGGGAAAATCG ATTGACGAAGCCCTGAAGATCAAGAACACAGACATTGCAAAGGAACTCTGTCTTCCTCCGGTTAAGCTTCATTGCTCAA TGCTTGCAGAAGATGCTATTAAAGCGGCCCTCTCAGACTACAGACTTAAACAGGACAAGAACAGGACAGAAGACAAGGAAAGCGTGCAAACCAAAAACTGA
- the sart3 gene encoding squamous cell carcinoma antigen recognized by T-cells 3 yields MAAASNAEHTQLQDMEEDVGMEEREMDSEDNEEEDMGEENVDDEEDDSSEDEKENEAEIQRLEEQLSINAFDYNCHVDLIKLLKQEGELFSLRKARQRMSELFPLTEEIWLDWLKDEIHLSEEEPNREKLYELFERAVKDYICPDIWLEYAQYSIGGMGLPGGIDKVRSIFERAVTAVGLHMTKGQMVWEAYREFENAIFSTLQPPLGRIPSHEEQELLNKQLERIHTLFRRQLAIPLMDMDATYAEFEAWSEQGVSDTIKHHYKKALQQMEKCKPFEESLLAAEPPKMAEYQNYIDFELKEGDPARIQIIFERTLAENCLVPDMWAKYTTYLDRQLKIKDLVVSTHDRAVRNCPWTMGLWKSYLLALERHGADHQTISDVFEKALSAGFIQATDYVEIWQAYLDYLRRRVDFSKESSKELEELRGAFARSLDYMKQDVEERFGESGDPSCIIMQIWAKIEALHCKNMQKARELWDTIMTKGNAKYANMWMEYYNLERSYGDSAHCRKALHRAVQCTSDYPEHVCEVLLTFERVEGSLEDWDLAVQKTETRLSRVNEQRARVAVKEANMARQEEDRAEQRRRAKSDKKAQKKMGKDVHAGEKRKAQQDYEDNWNNGTEQASKRHRGDEDQSIEEQMETETGLLGKNAPPGFKKPQQGASAAPPKQSDDKPELRNDDNSVFISNLAYTLEEPEAKLRTMFEPCGPISQIRPVFSTKGTFKGYCYIQFESVVSVSEALKLDRQEMENRPMFVSPCVDKNKNPDFKVFKYNTSIEKQKIFISGLPFSCTKKQLEEVCSSYGTIRDVRLVTYRSGKPKGLAYVEFAEETHASQAVLKMDGTVIDGNTISVAISNPPRRNMDKPGSGRPLDPIPRQVYGARGKGRTQLSMVPRSLHRQNLPANNVENGTSAAASASTSATAETKSLSNSDFARMLLNK; encoded by the exons ATGGCAGCGGCTAGTAACGCAGAGCATACGCAGTTGCAAGATATGGAAGAAGATGTGggaatggaggagagggaaatgGATTCGGAAGATAACGAAGAAGAGGACATGGGAGAAGAAAATGTGGACGACGAAGAGGACGATTCTTCGGAAGAcgagaaagaaaatgaagctgAGATCCAGCGGCTGGAAGAGCAG CTGTCGATTAATGCTTTTGACTACAACTGCCATGTTGATCTAATCAAACTCCTGAAGCAAGAGGGGGAGCTTTTCTCTTTGCGTAAGGCAAGGCAGAGGATGAGCGAGCTTTTCCCACTCACTGAAG AAATATGGTTGGATTGGCTCAAGGATGAAATCCACCTGTCTGAGGAGGAACCAAATAGGGAGAAACTCTATGAACTTTTTGAAAGGGCTGTGAAGGACTATATCT gtcCAGATATTTGGCTCGAATATGCTCAATATTCCATTGGTGGCATGGGGTTACCAGGTGGGATCGACAAGGTGAGATCCATCTTTGAGAGAGCTGTGACAGCTGTAGGGCTCCATATGACCAAGGGACAGATGGTCTGGGAGGCGTACAGAGAGTTCGAGAATGCCATCTTTTCCACATTACAG CCTCCACTTGGCAGAATTCCCAGTCATGAAGAACAAGAGCTACTTAATAAACAGCTGGAGCGAATCCACACACTTTTCCGTCGACAGCTGGCCATCCCGTTAATGG ACATGGATGCTACCTATGCAGAGTTTGAAGCCTGGTCAGAACAGGGAGtgtctgacaccatcaaacATCACTACAAAAAGGCTTTACAGCAGATGGAGAAGTGCAAACCTTTTGAGGAGTCTCTG CTGGCAGCAGAACCTCCAAAGATGGCAGAGTATCAGAACTACATTGACTTTGAATTAAAAGAAGGCGACCCGGCACGGATCCAGATTATCTTTGAGAGGACGCTGGCAGAGAACTGTTTGGTACCAGACATGTGGGCAAAATACACCACGTATCTT GATCGCCAGCTGAAAATCAAAGATTTGGTGGTCTCCACTCATGACCGTGCTGTGAGGAACTGCCCCTGGACGATGGGCCTGTGGAAAAGTTACTTGCTAGCTCTTGAGAGACATGGAGCTGACCATCAGACCATCTCAG ATGTTTTTGAAAAGGCGCTGAGTGCAGGCTTTATTCAAGCAACGGATTACGTGGAGATCTGGCAGGCGTATCTAGACTACCTGAGGAGGCGTGTGGACTTCAGTAAAG AATCAAGTAAGGAGTTGGAAGAGCTGCGTGGAGCCTTTGCTCGATCTCTGGACTACATGAAGCAGGATGTTGAAGAAC GGTTTGGAGAAAGTGGAGATCCATCTTGTATCATAATGCAGATCTGGGCAAAAATAGAG GCTCTTCACTGTAAGAACATGCAGAAAGCCAGAGAACTGTGGGATACGATTATGACCAAAGGGAACGCTAAATATGCTAACATGTGGATGGAGTACTATAACCTTGAAAG GTCTTATGGAGACTCCGCCCACTGTCGGAAAGCTCTTCACAGAGCAGTCCAGTGCACATCGGACTATCCCGAGCATGTGTGTGAAGTCCTGCTCACCTTTGAGAGAGTGGAAG GCTCTCTGGAGGACTGGGACCTGGCGGTGCAAAAGACAGAGACCCGGCTGAGCAGGGTTAATGAACAAAGAGCGCGG GTGGCTGTGAAAGAGGCCAACATGGCTCGCCAAGAGGAGGACAGAGCCGAGCAGCGGCGAAGGGCCAAGTCAGACAAGAAGGCTCAGAAGAAGATGGGAAAGGACGTCCATGCCGGGGAAAAGAGGAAAGCACAGCAGGATTATGAGGACAACTGGAACAATGGCACAg AACAAGCTTCTAAAAGGCACAGAGGAGATGAGGACCAGAGCATAGAGGAGCAAATGGAGACGGAGACGGGGCTCTTGGGGAAGAATGCTCCACCAGGCTTTAAAAAGCCCCAGCAGGgggcttcagctgctcctccgaAGCAAAGCGATGATAAACCAGAGCTGCGCAATGATGATAACAGTGTCTTCATCAGTAACCTGGCTTACACGCTGGAGGAGCCGGAAGCAAAGCTCAGGACGATGTTCGAGCCATGTGGGCCCATCAGTCAGATTCGGCCCGTTTTCAGCACCAAGGGCACCTTCAAAGGATACTGTTACATCCAGTTTGAATCCGTGGTTTCAGTCTCTGAAGCACTGAAGTTGGACCGACAGGAGATGGAGAACAGGCCCATGTTTGTATCACCATGtgtggacaaaaacaaaaacccagacTTTAAG GTGTTTAAGTACAACACATCCATTGAGAAACAAAAGATCTTCATCTCTGGGCTGCCGTTCTCCTGTACAAAAAAGCAACTGGAGGAAGTCTGCTCAAGCTACGGCACCATCAGAGATGTCCGTTTGGTCACATATCGCTCGGGGAAGCCCAAG GGTCTGGCGTACGTTGAGTTTGCGGAGGAAACGCATGCTTCTCAGGCGGTTCTGAAGATGGATGGTACGGTGATAGATGGCAATACAATTTCAGTGGCTATAAGCAACCCTCCACGCAGGAACATGGATAAACCTGGCTCCGGCAGGCCCTTGGATCCGATACCGCGGCAGGTCTACGGAGC GAGGGGAAAAGGACGCACTCAGCTGTCAATGGTTCCTCGTTCGCTGCACCGACAAAACCTGCCCGCGAACAACGTGGAGAATGGAACGTCGGCCGCAGCATCAGCCAGCACGTCTGCAACTGCAGAGACCAAATCTTTGTCCAACTCAGACTTTGCCAGAATGCTTCTCAACAAATGA
- the ficd gene encoding protein adenylyltransferase FICD, whose product MGTRTTKGWRIYPRIVMAAVSLWRYSGGRVLGGWGPLLCVFLGSLVALLVPLVGVENQYCAALRGIAQLRCQLWESSPQASAVQSTSLTVPFTALDLLPHRAKPSKEMELEAKAALQQALEMRKLGKREKAQKLLVHALSMNPEFVDALTELGTILEEEKDVVQADHLYSKALAISPCNEKALVSKDRTLPLVEEIDQRYFGIIDSKVRRLMSIPKGNSALRRVMEETYYHHIYHTVAIEGNTLTLSEIRHIIETRYAVPGKSLQEQNEAIGVDAAMKYINTTLLSRSGMMTLGDILEIHRRVLGYVDPVEGGRLRTNQVFVGHHIPPHPRDLQRHMEELVQWLNSEEALQLHPVEFAALAHYKLVYVHPFVDGNGRTSRLLMNLVLLQARYPPITIRKEQRAEYYTALDTANEGDVRPFIRFIAKCTEMTLDTLLISTTDYAVGLPAAGQDQPCPDCKQTISIHN is encoded by the exons ATGGGGACTCGTACCACCAAAGGATGGAGGATTTACCCCCGAATCGTCATGGCTGCTGTGTCGCTATGGCGTTACTCTGGCGGCCGTGTCCTCGGAGGATGGGGCCCGCTGCTGTGCGTCTTCCTCGGCTCTCTGGTGGCGCTCCTGGTGCCCCTGGTGGGGGTAGAGAACCAATACTGCGCCGCCTTGAGAGGCATCGCTCAGCTCCGCTGCCAGCTGTGGGAAAGTTCCCCGCAAGCTTCAGCTGTTCAGTCCACCAGCCTGACTGTTCCCTTTACTGCCCTTGATCTGCTGCCTCATCGGGCCAAGCCCAGCAAAG AAATGGAGCTGGAGGCGAAAGCGGCGCTCCAGCAGGCTTTGGAGATGAGGAAGCTGGGCAAGAGGGAGAAGGCACAGAAGCTGCTGGTGCACGCGCTCAGCATGAACCCGGAGTTTGTAGATGCCCTCACCGAGCTGGGGACTAtcctggaagaggagaaggacgtGGTCCAAGCGGACCACCTCTACAGCAAAGCTTTGGCCATCTCGCCGTGCAACGAGAAGGCTCTAGTCAGCAAAGACCGCACGCTTCCGCTGGTGGAAGAGATCGACCAGCGTTATTTCGGCATCATCGACAGCAAAGTGCGCCGGCTCATGTCCATCCCCAAGGGCAACTCTGCACTGCGCAGAGTGATGGAGGAAACCTACTACCACCACATCTACCACACCGTGGCCATCGAAGGCAACACGCTCACGCTGTCCGAGATCCGTCACATCATCGAGACGCGTTACGCCGTCCCCGGAAAGAGCCTCCAGGAGCAAAATGAAGCCATCGGCGTGGACGCGGCTATGAAGTACATCAACACCACGCTGTTGTCCAGATCAGGGATGATGACACTTGGCGACATCCTGGAGATCCATCGCCGGGTGCTGGGCTACGTAGACCCCGTGGAAGGGGGGCGGCTGCGCACAAACCAGGTGTTTGTGGGCCACCACATCCCCCCGCATCCTCGTGACCTCCAGAGACACATGGAAGAATTGGTACAGTGGCTCAACTCTGAAGAGGCCCTGCAGCTGCATCCTGTGGAATTTGCAGCCCTCGCCCACTACAAGCTGGTGTACGTGCACCCGTTCGTCGACGGCAACGGGCGCACGTCGCGGCTGCTGATGAACCTCGTGCTGTTGCAAGCGCGGTACCCGCCCATCACCATACGCAAAGAGCAACGAGCCGAGTATTACACGGCTCTGGACACGGCCAACGAGGGCGACGTTCGGCCCTTCATTCGCTTCATAGCCAAATGCACAGAGATGACGTTGGACACTTTGTTGATTTCCACGACGGACTACGCTGTGGGGCTGCCCGCAGCCGGTCAGGACCAGCCTTGTCCAGACTGCAAACAGACCATCTCAATCCACAACTGA